The DNA segment CATAGCATCATTATGCTAAGTTTACAAGTGAAGAATGTTGTACGTTTGGTTTTGGGACGCAGCCCTTTTCTAATTTTCGTAATTTTTGGAGCAAGACTGCAATTAGACATGGCTGCTGGTGTAAACACTGTGAGTCTATGTCGTAAACACACCACAAATAGAGATAAGGGCTGTGGTGATGCCAAAGGGGGGTTAGCCGAAGATCACTGAGTTAATGGTGAAGCAAATCCCCTGCCTGCGGGTTTTGACTGGAGGCACGACAGATGGACGTGCTGAGCTCCAGGCCAGGCGATGCGGGAGTGTGGCTGAGGCCTACAGTCAGGCCATCTGTGGCTGGGCCATGGCCCATTGTCCAGCCCTCCTGGTGGTTAGGAGGTGGAAGCCAGACTGGCTGCTGACGACTGTCTAGAGCTGACCTGGGTGTACAGACCAATAGTGGACCAGCAACATTATTTATCACTGCTTTGTATACAGCATAGTGGATACTGTGTGTCAGTTTTCCtggaatattatattatttacatttaatataaatatacatgcaatatacatgtatacacacatcacttttttaaaattctaaccaaaaatacaaaaaatgtgggATGCAGTTTCAATTTTGTATGATGCCGGGTCACCTCTGGTCCTCATTTCAGTCACTTTGGCAGTCCAAGGTTACATTAATGAGATCCTGCAATCAGTGACCCTAGCTTTATTGATTGTACGCTTCATTGCGATATTTCAAGGAGACGATGCTCGTCCACTTTGGCAGATATGGCAGATACTATGGCACTATGGCAGATACTATTATGACCAGCTGCATCGCCAGGTCTTTCCTTGTTTAAAAATGTGAGGGATGCTATTAGATTTGCAAATAACATTCTACCATTACAGGAAAATCTGTATCTCAATAAATATGCCCAAAGTTTAAACAGGTTATCTGGCCGACTTTAAGTGTGGTCATACAGCTCGGAAAAAAAtgaagttcagtttctgaatcaatttctctgattttgctatttataggtatacatttgagttaaatgaatattgttgttttattctaaactatggacaaaatgtctctcaaattctaaataaaaaattgtcatttagagcatttatttgcagaaaatgagaaatggctgaaataacataaaacatgtaaataaccctggtttgtaatcacagatgtcatgcatcctggcatgttctcctccaccagtcttacttgaagcatttcagcttggtttgatggcttgtgatcatccatcttcctcttgattatatttcagaggttttcaatttggtaaaatcaaagaaactcataattttaaaatggtctcttattttttttccacagctgtatatcaTAATTGTACAGTAAACATCTGTAGCCAAGCTTACTGCCTCTTTCACCCTGACCTTCTATTTAACTGATGCTGCTGTCATCACCTCCAGCATCTCCTCACTGTCCTGTGCTTTCTCTTGAGTAAGGTTGCTGAGGGCAGGATAAATCACCTTATCCTTAACCCCTCCCCCTCGGTGGGTCTGAGTGACGTCTGCGCTTTGTCTCCTGTCCTGCCATCTGCCAGCTGTTTGAGGGCTGAAGGAAACAATGGAGAGTGTCCTTGTCCCCAGAGTCCTCCGCTGTCCTCTGCCGTACTGTGGGGCAGTGTCTCATATTAAAGACATCCTTAGCCTACTGATTCACCTGTACTCTTAGAAGGGTGACCTTTCCCTTGAGCAACCTTTGTTGTTGTCATGAGGGTTCTGGCTTTGATGCGTTTCGCTTCTGTGCCTGTTTTCTCCTCAGTCTTTTTCAAAGCATGAAGCGAGGACACCGGGTTGCAGGCGATGCGTGCCTCCTTGGCTAAGAAGTTTGAGAACTCTTCAAAACTTGGGTAAGGTTTGCCATCCTCCATTTCCTTGGTGACAAATCGATTCCATCGAGCTGATACCCAGTCAGGAAGTTTCTGAAGTAGCTTCTGATTTTCTTCACAATCATCCAAAACTTCAAGACCTGATATGTGAGGCATTGCATTTTTGCATGACACAAGAAAATCACTGAACTCTCTTAATCTTAGTGGCTCTTTTGGTCCTATCTTGGGCCAGCTACCAAGTTTACTCCGAAAGGCTCTTTGCACTATGAATGGATGGCCATAGCGATTGTTCAGTGCATCCCAGGCTTGCGTATATGCTTCTTCATCACTTCTGTAAAATGTTCCTTCCAGCACAGACAGCGCATCTCCCTTTATTTTCTGAGATAAAACAGTCTATGTGCTGGGCTTGTACAAGTAGTCTCTATCAAGGCCTTAAAACTGGTCTGCAATTCAATGAATGTAAGAGGATCACCAGTAAACACCGATGGCTCAGGTGCCGGAAGTCTTGTCATCATCAAAGATTCTTTGAAGGCTTGCACTAGTGAAGCTTCATTCAatttttgttcagactgttttccAGAATGAGGAGGGACTAATGAGCCATGGAGACTCTGAGCACATGGAGCTGTGTTATGCCAAGTTTGGGGCTGACTTAGAGGCAGAGttgcttctttcttttctcttatttCAGCGTTCATTTTCGTTTCCTCCTCCGTATACACATCATATTCAGCTTGCATAGCTTCCAGATCTCTTTGGTGTTCCAGCATCTTCAATTTTTCTTGCTGAGCAAACACTTCTTTTCTTTGTGCAGCTACTTCGCTCTCTCTGTTTATTTTGGCGCGTTTTGATGCCAAGCGTGCTGCTACTTCTGCTTTCTTTATGGATACCTGACTTCCTGTTACGCTATCTACTTCTGCCCTTGATACAGTGGACCCATATATTGATCTTGCATCATCTCTCTGAAGTAATTTGCAGAGTGACTCCTTTACTGCAGCAGCATCAAACTCTTTGCCTACTTCTAAGCAGCGCATTTTCAACAGATCAACTACATCTTTGGTTACTGAGGTGCAGCTATCCATTCGCCATCTTATGCCTTGACTTGGTGTGGTCAATGCACGTAAGCTTTCATACTCCTGCCTTAAGTGTGACTCATATTCTTCCAAAGTAGTCATCATACTTTCAAGACTCTCCTTGTCACATTCTTCTTTGAGTTTGCTCCTTATGTACTGAACTTCACCTTTGAAGGTTACATAAGTTAGCATaaactttctttccttttttgcaCTCTCTTCTTTTGCATAGACAAGCCACTTTTCAGTTGGTCTTCGCTCTCTTTCTGATCGTCTTGGCTGTTCAGGGCTTTCTGCGCTATGAGCTTGCAGACTGTTATCAATTTCAGCTATGCGTTCTATCATTTGATCTCTCAATGTTGCATCTGTTTCAGTTTCTAACCTGGTTTGTAattctattttttcttcttcaagaGCCTGAATTACTCCCTCAAGTACAAGAGTACTCTCTTTGCGCTGAGCCATTTTCCTAATTATTTTGAAACAATACTATAAAGTAGTAATCAAAATCTTAAACCTTAAGCATATCGTATGCTACAGGTAACCCTcattattaattcaattaacaAGCATGCACATGGTAAACCAAACAAAAAATCCAAAGTAGGAATGTCAAATTACTCATCAACACAGGCCAGAAATATTCATACAAAATTTGCACACAATGTCCTATCacacttttaaatatttacaagaTATAATACTAGTTTCTTATCAACTAAAGAAAACCTAAAAGCCAAGGCTTGATATTGCCACTCACGACCATGGCGCGCTGTTGCCCTCTTTTGGTGATTAGTGGGAGCGGCACAGTCAAAATCCTTATTCTCGAAGCAAGCCGACGCCATGTTTTGCAAGTCTCTGCAGTCCCAACGCTCCGAGTGGAATTTTGAGGTTGAAAGACGAGCTGTAATCTTCAAGCTGCGACGGTCCTTTCTGCCTTTCCCCCGTCCTTCTCAGATGGCTTGCGGAAACGCGCGTCTTGCGTTCACCGCGCGGTGTCCTTCAAAGTTCTCCGGCGTCGGTCTAAGCTGCACTCGGTGGACGTGTTCACTATAGCTGCTCCCAACCAGTTAAGAAAAGGTTGGGAGCAGCTATAATCTGTTTTATGTCTTCGAATTCAGTAAAGTGCCTTTGCTGCTTAAAGAAATTCTagagaaaacactgcaatatgacctAAAATCTGTTAGTCAATCAGTcattgttttatactttatttttaaaggtgAGAGAAACGTGAAGGGAACATCCCAGTTTTGTTAGCCAATCAGTGGCAAGATGTTTGCATGCCaagaatattcatgagtaagaacTGAAATCCTGTCGTTCTTCTCCGCCCACTTCTCCACTGTACTGAAAAAGCCCAAAACAAAAACCGGCTCACAAGGAAAAAcatgaaatttaatttaatttttatttacttatttgacCAAACACAAGAGTTACTTGTCTCTTCACACTGACAATTCAAACCAAACACGATCATTATCAGCCACCAAGCAATCCTAAGAACTGAAAAAAGAGCTGCAAAACTCCAATTTTCTCCTGATTTTTTGTTTCCAGCAGGCTGTGCAGCAGCATCCAGGTCATGCCCCCTCTGATACAGCAACCATGAGTCAGAGGGAGGAGCCAGAGGAGGCTGGACCTAGGGCGCCCCCAACTCATCGCAGCCGGCAGCCTAATGGGACACCTTTGGACGGAGGTGGTCGTCCCAGGTGGAGGCCATGCCAGCTAAACAGCCAGGACGGTCAAGGAAACggccatcatcaccaccaccatcactaccACCAGCAGTCGCACCAGCAACAGTCTGGGCAGTCTGGGACTAGCCGGGGACCACCACGGCATCGGAGGAGGCACGTCCCTGGTCAGGCACAAAGGAAGGTCAGTGAGGGTGGAGATGCCGAGCCACGGCAAGGACAGCAGTCTCGTCCGGCAGTATCCAGGTACCGGCGGAGTGGAGAGAGAGGTCACCATCAGCCTAGAAGCAAGCAGCAACCTAGAGAGGCTTGTGGAGATGCAGCTCCACAACAGCCACTGGGTGCTTCAGAGACAGGAGATGTCCTCCAGGCAGGGGAAGCTCAATCTCCTGAGGAATCTTCACAGGAGCTGCTGACCCCTTCTTCACAGGAGTTGCTGACTCCGTCTTCACAGGAGCTGCTGACACCATCTTCACAAGAGGAGCTAACTCCTTCCCAAGAGGAGCCAACTCCACCACCACAGGAGGAGCAAGTTGTTGAGGAACCGGATGAAGCACTCCAAGGTCTGCATTGTTCCTCCAGTACCGAGAGCAGCCTCCACACCCACTCCGAGCAGACCGAGGACCTCCAAGAAGAGAAGGACCAAAAAGAATCAGGGGAAGCAAGTGAAGCATGTGCAAATGAACAAGACGTAGAGAGTGGTCAGGAAAAAGTGGAAGCGGAGGAGGTGATTGATTCTTGCCAAAAAGCTGATCCCGAACACGAGTGTCAAGAAGAGAAGCTCTGCAGAGCAACCAGTGGTGGATCCAAAGACTCCTTCCGCTCCCACAGCAGGAGGACCGGGCCCATAAGAGTGGACGTGCCACCCTTTGCCGCGATTCCTGTCAAGCCATTAGCCATGCCTCATTTCCAGCCTCAGCCTTTCTCTGAATCCCTCAGGAGTTACGCCACAGAGCCCAAAGCAGGTCCTGCCCACTTCAGCCCGACCACTTGCACTCCAATCAGCACAGACGCAAGACCCGAACGTTGTCCTCGGGCTCGTTCCTACGAGGAACCTCTCTCGGACTCCAGTCCAGAGCCATATTCTGATTCCTACTCCCGACTCAACTCTGAATCCTACCCAAAACTCTACCAGATGACTCCACCAGAGTCACACAGAGAGCTGTACCTCGCTGAAGACTATCAGGAACGGTCTGAGGAACAGCAGGGCTTTCAGACTGTCCAGGATCTGTCTATTCTTGAGCCCAAACCCCAGATCAGTCCACAAGAGGACCCCAGACAGATGATTTCAGTGGGGTCCAGGCTGCACCACTACGATGAGCAGTCAGGGGACGAGGCCAGCAGCCCAGATAGAGGGTCCAGGCGAGTCAGGAAGCACACACAAAGCTCCAACAGCAGCTTTGAAGAACTCCAGGAGCTTGAAAAGGAGCCATTTGAGGTTGGTCAACCTTCGCCTGTTATGGACGAAAATGAGCCATTAGAGGACAGGCCATCTGCAGAGGCTCAAAGCCCAGTGCAGGGGTTCTCCAAGATTTCTGGAGATGCCATTTCTTTGGCCATAAAAGACATCAAGGAGGCCATTGAGGAGGTAAAGACCAAGACTGTGCGCTCTCCTTATACACCTGACAAACCCAAAGAGCCAGTGTGGGTGATGAGGAGAGATGTTAGCCCGGCGGAGGAGTGCCACCCACAGCTCTATTCTCCAGTTCACCCTCAGCTTCCTTCTCCACAGTACAAGGTCAGTGACTGCTAAAGCTGGATATCACCACAGATTCATGAGAAGACTCTGTTTAATTTTACAAGGTCCCAATTTGATCTGATTCCTACTtgatatctggt comes from the Astyanax mexicanus isolate ESR-SI-001 chromosome 20, AstMex3_surface, whole genome shotgun sequence genome and includes:
- the apba1b gene encoding amyloid-beta A4 precursor protein-binding family A member 1 isoform X1, which translates into the protein MSQREEPEEAGPRAPPTHRSRQPNGTPLDGGGRPRWRPCQLNSQDGQGNGHHHHHHHYHQQSHQQQSGQSGTSRGPPRHRRRHVPGQAQRKVSEGGDAEPRQGQQSRPAVSRYRRSGERGHHQPRSKQQPREACGDAAPQQPLGASETGDVLQAGEAQSPEESSQELLTPSSQELLTPSSQELLTPSSQEELTPSQEEPTPPPQEEQVVEEPDEALQGLHCSSSTESSLHTHSEQTEDLQEEKDQKESGEASEACANEQDVESGQEKVEAEEVIDSCQKADPEHECQEEKLCRATSGGSKDSFRSHSRRTGPIRVDVPPFAAIPVKPLAMPHFQPQPFSESLRSYATEPKAGPAHFSPTTCTPISTDARPERCPRARSYEEPLSDSSPEPYSDSYSRLNSESYPKLYQMTPPESHRELYLAEDYQERSEEQQGFQTVQDLSILEPKPQISPQEDPRQMISVGSRLHHYDEQSGDEASSPDRGSRRVRKHTQSSNSSFEELQELEKEPFEVGQPSPVMDENEPLEDRPSAEAQSPVQGFSKISGDAISLAIKDIKEAIEEVKTKTVRSPYTPDKPKEPVWVMRRDVSPAEECHPQLYSPVHPQLPSPQYKAPVSDPVAPLGAESSRTLQSRDADVIPSLPPAEELRRNLAAFPTYVDVPGPCDPEDLIDGIIFAASYLGSTQLLSERTPTKSARMQQAQEAMNRVRAAQKQAQSRQKQGAEGEVPSAIEVDLFMSTQRIKVLNADTQETMMDHPLRTISYIADIGNMVVLMARRKMVRSRSAQEQLDTADVHHSNPAQDERRQYRMVCHVFESEDAQLIAQSIGQAFSVAYQEFLRANGIDPEDLSQREYSDLLNTQDMYNDDLIHFSKSENCRDVYIEKQKGEILGVVIVESGWGSILPTVIIASLMHAGPAAKSGRLNIGDQIMTVNGTSLVGLPLSTCQSIIKGLKSQSRIKMNIVRCPPVTMVLIRRPDLRYQLGFSVQNGIICSLMRGGIAERGGVRVGHRIIEINGQSVVATPHEKIVHILSNAVGEIHMKTMPAAMYRLLTAQEQPVYI
- the apba1b gene encoding amyloid-beta A4 precursor protein-binding family A member 1 isoform X2; protein product: MSQREEPEEAGPRAPPTHRSRQPNGTPLDGGGRPRWRPCQLNSQDGQGNGHHHHHHHYHQQSHQQQSGQSGTSRGPPRHRRRHVPGQAQRKVSEGGDAEPRQGQQSRPAVSRYRRSGERGHHQPRSKQQPREACGDAAPQQPLGASETGDVLQAGEAQSPEESSQELLTPSSQELLTPSSQELLTPSSQEELTPSQEEPTPPPQEEQVVEEPDEALQGLHCSSSTESSLHTHSEQTEDLQEEKDQKESGEASEACANEQDVESGQEKVEAEEVIDSCQKADPEHECQEEKLCRATSGGSKDSFRSHSRRTGPIRVDVPPFAAIPVKPLAMPHFQPQPFSESLRSYATEPKAGPAHFSPTTCTPISTDARPERCPRARSYEEPLSDSSPEPYSDSYSRLNSESYPKLYQMTPPESHRELYLAEDYQERSEEQQGFQTVQDLSILEPKPQISPQEDPRQMISVGSRLHHYDEQSGDEASSPDRGSRRVRKHTQSSNSSFEELQELEKEPFEVGQPSPVMDENEPLEDRPSAEAQSPVQGFSKISGDAISLAIKDIKEAIEEVKTKTVRSPYTPDKPKEPVWVMRRDVSPAEECHPQLYSPVHPQLPSPQYKAPVSDPVAPLGAESSRTLQSRDADVIPSLPPAEELRRNLAAFPTYVDVPGPCDPEDLIDGIIFAASYLGSTQLLSERTPTKSARMQQAQEAMNRVRAAQKQAQSRQKGAEGEVPSAIEVDLFMSTQRIKVLNADTQETMMDHPLRTISYIADIGNMVVLMARRKMVRSRSAQEQLDTADVHHSNPAQDERRQYRMVCHVFESEDAQLIAQSIGQAFSVAYQEFLRANGIDPEDLSQREYSDLLNTQDMYNDDLIHFSKSENCRDVYIEKQKGEILGVVIVESGWGSILPTVIIASLMHAGPAAKSGRLNIGDQIMTVNGTSLVGLPLSTCQSIIKGLKSQSRIKMNIVRCPPVTMVLIRRPDLRYQLGFSVQNGIICSLMRGGIAERGGVRVGHRIIEINGQSVVATPHEKIVHILSNAVGEIHMKTMPAAMYRLLTAQEQPVYI
- the apba1b gene encoding amyloid-beta A4 precursor protein-binding family A member 1 isoform X3; amino-acid sequence: MSQREEPEEAGPRAPPTHRSRQPNGTPLDGGGRPRWRPCQLNSQDGQGNGHHHHHHHYHQQSHQQQSGQSGTSRGPPRHRRRHVPGQAQRKVSEGGDAEPRQGQQSRPAVSRYRRSGERGHHQPRSKQQPREACGDAAPQQPLGASETGDVLQAGEAQSPEESSQELLTPSSQELLTPSSQELLTPSSQEELTPSQEEPTPPPQEEQVVEEPDEALQGLHCSSSTESSLHTHSEQTEDLQEEKDQKESGEASEACANEQDVESGQEKVEAEEVIDSCQKADPEHECQEEKLCRATSGGSKDSFRSHSRRTGPIRVDVPPFAAIPVKPLAMPHFQPQPFSESLRSYATEPKAGPAHFSPTTCTPISTDARPERCPRARSYEEPLSDSSPEPYSDSYSRLNSESYPKLYQMTPPESHRELYLAEDYQERSEEQQGFQTVQDLSILEPKPQISPQEDPRQMISVGSRLHHYDEQSGDEASSPDRGSRRVRKHTQSSNSSFEELQELEKEPFEVGQPSPVMDENEPLEDRPSAEAQSPVQGFSKISGDAISLAIKDIKEAIEEVKTKTVRSPYTPDKPKEPVWVMRRDVSPAEECHPQLYSPVHPQLPSPQYKAPVSDPVAPLGAESSRTLQSRDADVIPSLPPAEELRRNLAAFPTYVDVPGPCDPEDLIDGIIFAASYLGSTQLLSERTPTKSARMQQAQEAMNRVRQGAEGEVPSAIEVDLFMSTQRIKVLNADTQETMMDHPLRTISYIADIGNMVVLMARRKMVRSRSAQEQLDTADVHHSNPAQDERRQYRMVCHVFESEDAQLIAQSIGQAFSVAYQEFLRANGIDPEDLSQREYSDLLNTQDMYNDDLIHFSKSENCRDVYIEKQKGEILGVVIVESGWGSILPTVIIASLMHAGPAAKSGRLNIGDQIMTVNGTSLVGLPLSTCQSIIKGLKSQSRIKMNIVRCPPVTMVLIRRPDLRYQLGFSVQNGIICSLMRGGIAERGGVRVGHRIIEINGQSVVATPHEKIVHILSNAVGEIHMKTMPAAMYRLLTAQEQPVYI